A genomic region of Raphanus sativus cultivar WK10039 chromosome 6, ASM80110v3, whole genome shotgun sequence contains the following coding sequences:
- the LOC108807008 gene encoding coilin isoform X2, producing the protein MAEETVRIRLVFEDQRILSKCQKKQGLKRSWVVLNPKYHPTVSQFSNHILYTFSLFEACPHGLSLYMDGFVLPPFESSCVLKDKDIVCVKRKKEALLEIVEEDSEENVCAAVEAEEERARILPGALLLIDNEEFQKETGGYESESEEEEIVPEKKTSKKRKASSKSISSRSKKCKLATTTTSSEETPLEREDAAVVNKSNAVKKRKTLDVHRTENDEQIDDANAKSMTKSKKSSLQEECNEPDELCDMSAETKKTPSRSARRKKAKRQWLREKTKLEKEELLQNQMALAPIQKPAITIIDYQVTKENLSEPLEKQQPDEDGDGVGDEVVPVEVRPGHIRFKPLDEASPETEPPAENILWNGNMTKKKGQKWGTEKTGFSKRYTRDLNEEDTYHTQPAEAETLANGQIDYEQLVAYTGSVKKGDIIAYRLIELTSSWTPEVSSFRVGEISYYDPGSKKVTLMPVEEYPIEKKTEEDEDSSMQADTSLYKEDGSLEVEFSSLLDVRSIKTSSSDVLEVANKPDQSATNVKLSTNSNGLQTTVKENGKGDPWEELSEALSEKKAKLCEANKGWNKKGSSRRGSWRRGSGMGPLMNYLRSQKEI; encoded by the exons CTGAATCCTAAATATCATCCAACTGTTTCACAGTTTTCTAATCATATCCTCTACACATTTAGCCTCTTCGAAGCTTGTCCTCATGGCCTCTCTCTATAT ATGGATGGGTTCGTTTTGCCGCCGTTCGAGTCGAGCTGTGTGTTAAAGGATAAAGATATCGTTTG TGTTAAGAGAAAGAAGGAAGCTTTGCTGGAGATTGTTGAGGAAGACAGCGAGGAGAATGTTTGTGCTGCGGTTGAGGCTGAAGAAGAGAGGGCTCGGATTCTTCCTGGTGCGCTGCTGCTTattgataacgaggagttccaGAAGGAAACTGGAGGATATGAAAGTGAGtctgaggaagaagagattgtGCCAGAGAAGAAGACTTCAAAGAAACGTAAAGCTTCAAGCAAAAGCATAAGCTCCAG GAGTAAGAAGTGTAAGCtagctactactactactagtaGTGAAGAAACTCCACTGGAAAGAGAAGACGCAGCTGTTGTAAACAAGAGCAATGCTGTAAAGAAGAGGAAAACATTGGACGTACATAGAACTGAAAATGATGAACAGATTGATGATGCTAACGCCAAGTCTATGACCAAGTCGAAGAA GTCCTCGCTTCAAGAAGAGTGCAATGAACCTGACGAACTGTGCGACATGTCTGCTGAAACTAAAAAG ACACCTAGTAGAAGTGCTCGGCGTAAAAAGGCTAAACGGCAATGGCTGAGAGAAAAGACAAAACTAGAGAAGGAAGAG CTTCTACAGAACCAGATGGCTTTAGCACCCATCCAAAAACCAGCTATCACTATAATAGACTACCAAGTAACCAAGGAAAATCTCTCTGAACCTCTCGAAAAGCAGCAGCCAGATGAAGATGGTGATGGCGTTGGGGATGAAGTGGTTCCTGTTGAAGTGAGACCAGGCCACATTCGCTTCAAGCCGCTCG ATGAAGCTTCCCCTGAAACTGAACCTCCTGCG GAAAATATCTTGTGGAATGGAAACATGACGAAGAAGAAAGGCCAAAAATGGGGTACAGAGAAGACAGGATTTTCCAAAAGGTATACTCGGGATTTGAATGAAGAAGATACTTATCACACACAGCCCGCTGAGGCAGAGACGCTTGCTAACGGTCAGATAGACTATGAACAGCTTGTGGCATACACTGGCTCAGTAAAG AAAGGAGATATTATTGCGTACCGCCTCATTGAGCTGACATCATCTTGGACTCCCGAAGTTTCCTCCTTTCGA GTGGGAGAGATAAGCTACTATGATCCAGGCTCCAAGAAGGTGACGTTGATGCCTGTTGAAGAGTATCCAATTGAGAAGAAGACAGAAGAGGACGAGGATTCATCAATGCAAGCTGATACATCTCTTTATAAAGAAGACGGATCCTTGGAG GTTGAGTTTTCTTCTCTGCTGGATGTCCGCAGCATCAAAACTAGCAGCTCAGACGTCTTGGAAGTCGCAAACAAGCCTGACCAATCAGCTACTAATGTAAAGCTGAGCACAAACAGCAACGGTTTGCAAACCACTGTGAAAG AGAATGGAAAAGGGGACCCTTGGGAAGAACTAAGTGAAGCTCTAAGTGAGAAAAAGGCAAAACTGTGTGAAGCTAACAAAGGGTGGAACAAGAAAGGGAGTTCACGTAGAGGGTCGTGGAGGAGAGGTAGCGGAATGGGTCCTCTCATGAACTATCTAAGATCTCAGAAAGAGATATGA
- the LOC108807008 gene encoding coilin isoform X1: MAEETVRIRLVFEDQRILSKCQKKQGLKRSWVVLNPKYHPTVSQFSNHILYTFSLFEACPHGLSLYMDGFVLPPFESSCVLKDKDIVCVKRKKEALLEIVEEDSEENVCAAVEAEEERARILPGALLLIDNEEFQKETGGYESESEEEEIVPEKKTSKKRKASSKSISSRSKKCKLATTTTSSEETPLEREDAAVVNKSNAVKKRKTLDVHRTENDEQIDDANAKSMTKSKKSSLQEECNEPDELCDMSAETKKTPSRSARRKKAKRQWLREKTKLEKEELLQNQMALAPIQKPAITIIDYQVTKENLSEPLEKQQPDEDGDGVGDEVVPVEVRPGHIRFKPLDETDEASPETEPPAENILWNGNMTKKKGQKWGTEKTGFSKRYTRDLNEEDTYHTQPAEAETLANGQIDYEQLVAYTGSVKKGDIIAYRLIELTSSWTPEVSSFRVGEISYYDPGSKKVTLMPVEEYPIEKKTEEDEDSSMQADTSLYKEDGSLEVEFSSLLDVRSIKTSSSDVLEVANKPDQSATNVKLSTNSNGLQTTVKENGKGDPWEELSEALSEKKAKLCEANKGWNKKGSSRRGSWRRGSGMGPLMNYLRSQKEI, encoded by the exons CTGAATCCTAAATATCATCCAACTGTTTCACAGTTTTCTAATCATATCCTCTACACATTTAGCCTCTTCGAAGCTTGTCCTCATGGCCTCTCTCTATAT ATGGATGGGTTCGTTTTGCCGCCGTTCGAGTCGAGCTGTGTGTTAAAGGATAAAGATATCGTTTG TGTTAAGAGAAAGAAGGAAGCTTTGCTGGAGATTGTTGAGGAAGACAGCGAGGAGAATGTTTGTGCTGCGGTTGAGGCTGAAGAAGAGAGGGCTCGGATTCTTCCTGGTGCGCTGCTGCTTattgataacgaggagttccaGAAGGAAACTGGAGGATATGAAAGTGAGtctgaggaagaagagattgtGCCAGAGAAGAAGACTTCAAAGAAACGTAAAGCTTCAAGCAAAAGCATAAGCTCCAG GAGTAAGAAGTGTAAGCtagctactactactactagtaGTGAAGAAACTCCACTGGAAAGAGAAGACGCAGCTGTTGTAAACAAGAGCAATGCTGTAAAGAAGAGGAAAACATTGGACGTACATAGAACTGAAAATGATGAACAGATTGATGATGCTAACGCCAAGTCTATGACCAAGTCGAAGAA GTCCTCGCTTCAAGAAGAGTGCAATGAACCTGACGAACTGTGCGACATGTCTGCTGAAACTAAAAAG ACACCTAGTAGAAGTGCTCGGCGTAAAAAGGCTAAACGGCAATGGCTGAGAGAAAAGACAAAACTAGAGAAGGAAGAG CTTCTACAGAACCAGATGGCTTTAGCACCCATCCAAAAACCAGCTATCACTATAATAGACTACCAAGTAACCAAGGAAAATCTCTCTGAACCTCTCGAAAAGCAGCAGCCAGATGAAGATGGTGATGGCGTTGGGGATGAAGTGGTTCCTGTTGAAGTGAGACCAGGCCACATTCGCTTCAAGCCGCTCG ATGAAACAGATGAAGCTTCCCCTGAAACTGAACCTCCTGCG GAAAATATCTTGTGGAATGGAAACATGACGAAGAAGAAAGGCCAAAAATGGGGTACAGAGAAGACAGGATTTTCCAAAAGGTATACTCGGGATTTGAATGAAGAAGATACTTATCACACACAGCCCGCTGAGGCAGAGACGCTTGCTAACGGTCAGATAGACTATGAACAGCTTGTGGCATACACTGGCTCAGTAAAG AAAGGAGATATTATTGCGTACCGCCTCATTGAGCTGACATCATCTTGGACTCCCGAAGTTTCCTCCTTTCGA GTGGGAGAGATAAGCTACTATGATCCAGGCTCCAAGAAGGTGACGTTGATGCCTGTTGAAGAGTATCCAATTGAGAAGAAGACAGAAGAGGACGAGGATTCATCAATGCAAGCTGATACATCTCTTTATAAAGAAGACGGATCCTTGGAG GTTGAGTTTTCTTCTCTGCTGGATGTCCGCAGCATCAAAACTAGCAGCTCAGACGTCTTGGAAGTCGCAAACAAGCCTGACCAATCAGCTACTAATGTAAAGCTGAGCACAAACAGCAACGGTTTGCAAACCACTGTGAAAG AGAATGGAAAAGGGGACCCTTGGGAAGAACTAAGTGAAGCTCTAAGTGAGAAAAAGGCAAAACTGTGTGAAGCTAACAAAGGGTGGAACAAGAAAGGGAGTTCACGTAGAGGGTCGTGGAGGAGAGGTAGCGGAATGGGTCCTCTCATGAACTATCTAAGATCTCAGAAAGAGATATGA